The uncultured Desulfuromonas sp. genome has a segment encoding these proteins:
- a CDS encoding SagB/ThcOx family dehydrogenase, whose product MTLPTLEQQRAFLKDDLRQQINFYLTDQNRGIEPPPVQRPPRPGQTVMALPPVDRTLFRGADVLEAIANRESRRRYLTTPLSQEELGLLLWATQGVREELGEGHALRTVPSAGCRHAFESYLLISEVKGLKNGIYRYLPLQHALVCERSVDDFREELSAATFHQVFVSRAPVVFVWTVIPYRMEWRYDLAAHRVIAFDAGHVCQNLYLACEAIGAGTCAIAAYDQDLMDNLVGVDGSEEFVLYLAPVGKV is encoded by the coding sequence ATGACTCTACCCACTCTTGAACAACAACGCGCTTTTCTCAAGGATGATCTGCGCCAGCAGATCAATTTTTATCTCACCGACCAGAACCGTGGTATTGAACCGCCCCCGGTTCAACGCCCACCGCGTCCGGGGCAAACGGTTATGGCGTTACCACCAGTCGACCGCACCCTGTTTAGAGGCGCGGACGTGCTGGAGGCTATCGCCAACCGGGAGAGCCGCCGTCGCTACCTGACCACGCCACTGTCTCAGGAGGAATTGGGCCTTCTGTTGTGGGCCACCCAGGGCGTACGCGAAGAACTGGGCGAGGGCCATGCGTTGCGCACCGTACCGTCCGCCGGTTGTCGCCATGCGTTTGAAAGTTATCTCCTGATCTCGGAGGTCAAAGGGCTGAAAAACGGCATCTATCGTTATCTGCCGTTGCAACACGCCCTGGTCTGTGAGCGTTCTGTCGACGATTTTCGAGAAGAACTTTCTGCGGCGACCTTCCATCAGGTGTTTGTCAGTCGGGCTCCGGTGGTATTTGTCTGGACGGTGATTCCCTACCGTATGGAATGGCGCTACGATCTGGCGGCTCATCGGGTGATCGCCTTTGATGCCGGCCATGTCTGTCAGAACCTCTACCTGGCCTGCGAGGCAATTGGTGCCGGGACCTGTGCGATTGCCGCTTATGATCAGGACCTAATGGACAACCTGGTCGGTGTTGACGGCAGCGAAGAGTTTGTTCTCTACCTGGCTCCGGTTGGAAAAGTGTAA
- a CDS encoding EAL domain-containing protein, whose translation MNRARGFFHIPLLVLVVGLLSIPAGVWAQVDASFSDRPPVIRVGLYDNPPKIYRDKQDQPSGLFIDLLENIAKNEGWQLDYVDCTWNSCLEKLESGDLDLMPDVARTTARGQRFDFHTIPVVHSWSSLWSNKEIEISGWMDLKGKRIAILSGAVQEDALKRILKGFAIPFEEIPVNSMAAGFEAVVSGDADVTVANSFFGGIYGPRYGLRESPVIFEPSSLFYAAPKGRHAALLSRIDDYLSQWRSEEGSIYYQALKQAMSRPQGPVLPRQWLRALIIGAVLLLLLLILTALLRWQVRRKTSELRRINQRFEYLQQASPVVLFHLALPLGRAPKALWVSDNITRVFGFIPHETYEPGWWQSVVHQGDLQQIEANMRSLPEKGHSSIEYRLYDNDGSLRYVREELQFFAATADNPAHVVGSWSDITTTREQQDQLSFLTHYDPLTQLPNRTLLHLQLQDALKHLEAPEEQLALLSLDLDHFKKINETFGFDFGDKILRQTAGRLKHLLRLEDSIARMGADEFVIIIQGENIAELASSIGRRILHRLGTPLHVDSQELIVTTSVGISLFPEDGADSATLLKNAEIARYAAKRQGRNRLHFFSSQLSDNVRENLVMESALRNAIERGELVLHYQPQFDLNSGNLVGVEALIRWQRPEIGLVPPGLFIPLAEEIGLINDIGLWVLEEACRQTIVWDRQGYHVPRIAVNLAVQQIESGHLPQQVMQILQHTGLPAQRLELEVTESAIMIEPKKAAEALLEFQAMGIRLAIDDFGTGYSSLAYLKKLPLDRLKIDRSFVMDLGSNAGDDIISRAIINLSKSLGMETVAEGIEHNDQLEFLRQEGCEIGQGYLFSKPLPADELMAFMDKNPVKPS comes from the coding sequence TTGAATCGAGCTCGTGGTTTTTTCCATATTCCATTGCTTGTCTTGGTCGTTGGCTTGCTGTCGATCCCTGCGGGAGTGTGGGCACAGGTCGATGCTTCTTTCTCGGACAGACCTCCGGTCATTCGCGTTGGCCTCTATGATAATCCTCCTAAAATATACCGTGACAAACAGGATCAGCCTTCCGGCCTTTTTATCGATCTGCTTGAAAATATCGCGAAAAACGAAGGCTGGCAGCTCGACTATGTGGATTGCACCTGGAATTCATGCCTGGAGAAACTCGAATCCGGCGATCTTGACCTGATGCCCGATGTGGCCCGCACAACAGCACGCGGTCAACGGTTCGATTTTCACACCATTCCCGTTGTTCACAGCTGGTCAAGTCTGTGGAGCAACAAAGAGATCGAGATTTCCGGTTGGATGGACCTGAAAGGAAAACGTATTGCCATCCTGTCAGGCGCGGTTCAGGAGGATGCCTTGAAACGCATCCTCAAAGGATTTGCCATTCCGTTTGAGGAGATCCCAGTCAACAGCATGGCCGCAGGATTTGAAGCTGTTGTAAGCGGTGATGCCGATGTCACTGTTGCCAACAGCTTTTTTGGCGGGATTTACGGCCCGCGTTATGGGCTGCGGGAAAGTCCGGTGATCTTTGAACCCAGCAGTCTGTTTTATGCAGCCCCCAAGGGTCGCCATGCGGCTCTTCTCAGCCGCATTGACGATTATCTGTCGCAGTGGCGCAGCGAGGAAGGCTCGATCTATTACCAGGCGTTGAAACAGGCCATGTCCCGCCCCCAGGGGCCGGTTTTACCACGCCAATGGCTGCGCGCTCTGATCATCGGTGCCGTATTGCTGCTGTTGTTGCTGATCCTCACGGCACTGTTGCGCTGGCAGGTTCGACGCAAAACCAGCGAACTGCGCCGCATCAACCAGCGCTTTGAATACCTGCAGCAAGCCAGTCCCGTTGTTCTGTTTCATCTCGCCCTGCCCCTTGGACGCGCCCCTAAAGCACTCTGGGTTAGTGATAACATTACGCGCGTGTTCGGCTTTATTCCGCACGAAACCTATGAGCCGGGCTGGTGGCAAAGCGTCGTTCACCAGGGTGACCTGCAACAGATTGAAGCCAATATGCGTTCCTTGCCGGAAAAAGGTCACAGCAGCATCGAATATCGTCTCTACGACAACGATGGCTCCTTGCGTTATGTTCGTGAAGAGCTCCAGTTTTTTGCTGCGACAGCGGACAATCCGGCCCATGTGGTCGGCAGCTGGAGCGACATTACCACAACGCGTGAACAACAGGACCAGCTCAGCTTTCTGACTCATTACGATCCGTTGACCCAACTGCCCAACCGCACACTGTTGCATCTGCAACTCCAGGATGCGTTAAAACATCTTGAAGCCCCTGAGGAGCAACTGGCGCTACTGAGCCTTGACCTGGATCATTTCAAAAAAATCAACGAAACCTTCGGTTTTGACTTTGGTGATAAAATCCTTCGCCAGACCGCCGGCAGATTAAAACATCTGTTGCGCTTAGAAGATAGTATTGCCCGCATGGGTGCCGACGAATTCGTCATTATTATTCAAGGCGAAAATATCGCCGAACTCGCCTCCAGTATTGGACGACGCATCCTTCATCGTTTGGGCACACCACTGCACGTCGATAGTCAGGAACTCATTGTCACGACCAGCGTCGGCATCAGCCTGTTCCCTGAGGATGGCGCTGATTCAGCGACCCTGTTGAAAAATGCCGAGATCGCCCGTTATGCCGCGAAACGCCAAGGACGCAACCGGCTGCATTTCTTCTCTTCTCAACTGTCAGATAATGTCCGCGAAAACCTCGTCATGGAGAGCGCTTTGCGCAATGCCATCGAACGCGGCGAGCTGGTGCTTCACTATCAACCGCAGTTCGACTTGAATTCGGGCAATCTGGTCGGCGTTGAGGCGTTGATACGCTGGCAGCGACCTGAAATCGGCCTGGTGCCGCCGGGGTTGTTTATTCCGCTGGCGGAAGAGATCGGTCTGATCAACGACATCGGACTGTGGGTGCTGGAAGAGGCCTGCCGCCAGACCATTGTATGGGATCGTCAGGGCTATCATGTGCCGCGCATAGCGGTGAATCTTGCCGTTCAACAAATCGAGAGCGGCCACTTGCCCCAACAGGTCATGCAGATTCTGCAACACACCGGACTTCCGGCACAACGTTTGGAACTTGAAGTGACCGAGTCGGCCATCATGATTGAACCGAAAAAAGCGGCTGAAGCCCTGTTGGAGTTCCAGGCCATGGGCATTCGCCTGGCCATTGATGACTTCGGCACCGGATATTCCAGTTTGGCTTATTTGAAGAAACTGCCATTGGACCGACTGAAAATTGATCGCTCCTTTGTCATGGATCTTGGCTCCAATGCCGGTGACGACATCATCAGTCGGGCCATAATCAACCTGTCCAAAAGTCTGGGGATGGAAACCGTTGCCGAAGGAATTGAACATAACGATCAGCTCGAATTTCTTCGCCAGGAGGGCTGCGAAATCGGCCAGGGCTACCTGTTCAGCAAGCCGCTGCCTGCTGACGAACTGATGGCCTTTATGGACAAAAACCCTGTCAAACCATCATAA
- a CDS encoding sigma 54-interacting transcriptional regulator — MTQLTDNPIHVQTILDSVADGVFTVDPRMRITSFNHAAEEITGFSRAEALGQPCCEIFRTNVCFSHCPLRKAFASGENITNVEVDVLDRHNREIPISVNASVLRDENGGIIGGVETFRDLSQLRALANEVQERFSFHDMISRNPRMQQLFDILPDVANSDATVLLHGASGTGKELFARAIHNLSPRSEQPLVVINCGALPEQLLESEIFGVKKGAYTGAVANRKGRLALAEGGTLFLDEIGDLPLSLQVKLLRVLENNEYQALGSDETRRADVRFVAASHRNLEHLVEEKRFRQDLFYRLNVVSLRIPPLSERNEDIPLLLDMALQRFCHKHGKKIFRFSQQALEQLLAYPYEGNVRELLNIVERAVILCRGPQIEVMHIPALNATHLNLKKNHCPDKDALNHLLQRFQGNRQQLAQHLGIDRTTLWRWLKKHQLS; from the coding sequence ATGACGCAACTGACCGACAATCCCATTCATGTCCAAACCATTCTCGACAGTGTCGCTGATGGGGTGTTTACCGTTGATCCACGGATGCGCATCACCTCTTTTAACCACGCGGCCGAAGAGATCACCGGATTCAGCCGGGCCGAGGCCCTGGGTCAGCCCTGCTGTGAAATCTTTCGCACCAATGTCTGTTTTAGCCATTGCCCTCTGCGCAAGGCTTTTGCCAGCGGTGAAAATATCACCAACGTTGAAGTGGATGTGCTCGATCGCCATAATCGCGAGATTCCCATTTCAGTTAATGCCTCCGTGTTGCGCGATGAAAATGGTGGCATCATCGGTGGCGTTGAAACATTCCGCGACCTGTCACAGCTGCGCGCGTTGGCCAATGAAGTTCAGGAACGTTTCAGCTTTCACGACATGATCAGCCGGAATCCGCGCATGCAACAGCTGTTCGATATTCTTCCCGATGTCGCCAACAGTGATGCCACGGTGCTTCTCCACGGCGCCAGCGGCACCGGCAAAGAGTTATTTGCCCGTGCCATCCATAACCTCAGCCCGCGTAGTGAACAACCACTGGTGGTCATTAACTGTGGGGCCTTGCCGGAACAACTGCTTGAATCGGAAATCTTCGGTGTGAAAAAAGGAGCCTATACCGGTGCTGTGGCCAACCGCAAAGGACGACTTGCCCTGGCGGAGGGGGGCACCCTGTTCCTCGATGAGATTGGTGATCTGCCCCTGTCGCTTCAGGTCAAATTGTTGCGGGTATTGGAAAATAACGAATATCAGGCGTTGGGCAGCGATGAAACCCGTCGCGCCGATGTTCGTTTTGTTGCAGCCAGTCATCGAAACCTCGAACATCTGGTGGAAGAAAAGCGTTTTCGCCAGGACCTCTTTTACCGTCTCAATGTGGTTTCTCTTCGCATCCCTCCCCTGAGTGAGCGCAATGAAGACATCCCGTTGTTGCTGGATATGGCCCTGCAGCGCTTTTGCCATAAACATGGCAAAAAAATCTTCCGCTTCAGCCAACAGGCACTCGAACAGCTGCTGGCCTATCCCTATGAAGGCAATGTGCGCGAATTACTGAATATCGTTGAACGGGCCGTGATTTTGTGTCGTGGTCCTCAAATTGAGGTTATGCATATCCCGGCTCTGAACGCGACGCATCTCAATCTCAAGAAAAACCACTGTCCGGATAAAGACGCCCTGAACCACCTTCTCCAACGGTTTCAAGGCAACCGACAGCAACTCGCTCAGCATCTCGGCATTGACCGAACCACGCTGTGGCGCTGGCTGAAAAAGCATCAGCTTAGCTGA
- a CDS encoding NifB/NifX family molybdenum-iron cluster-binding protein — protein sequence MSALSPETIRIAIPSYDRRVSPRFDQAREFHIADIDLRHRQCRKLSTLVCPQPPYTIGDWLSELGTHGVICSGIHQRHQHQLQQLGIWLIWGISGEINEVLDHWLQSDELQPLINELPEKNATVCHAH from the coding sequence ATGTCTGCGTTATCTCCCGAAACAATACGGATAGCCATTCCCAGCTATGACAGGCGCGTATCTCCCCGTTTTGATCAGGCGCGCGAGTTTCATATTGCGGATATTGACCTACGCCATCGTCAATGCCGCAAGCTCAGTACGCTCGTCTGTCCTCAGCCTCCTTACACGATCGGCGACTGGCTTAGCGAATTGGGAACACACGGGGTTATCTGTTCGGGAATTCACCAGCGTCACCAGCACCAACTCCAGCAGCTGGGGATCTGGTTGATCTGGGGGATCAGCGGCGAGATCAACGAGGTTCTCGACCACTGGCTGCAAAGCGACGAATTGCAACCCCTGATCAACGAATTGCCGGAGAAAAACGCCACGGTGTGCCACGCACATTAA
- a CDS encoding nitroreductase family protein, whose amino-acid sequence MLIDVLRQRRSIRKFTATPLTDQQLALLQEAVLRAPSSRGRDPWQFIFVTDREQLKALSKAKPHGAGFLAEAAVAIILCADPECCDVWIEDCAIAAFILQLTAEDLGLASCWAQIRCREHDETMDAETYVRRTTNIPDHLRVAAIIGIGNANEEKPGHPDEALRRERIHWQSYRTDV is encoded by the coding sequence ATGTTGATTGACGTGCTTCGCCAGCGACGCAGTATCCGCAAATTTACCGCCACCCCTTTGACGGATCAACAACTGGCCCTCCTTCAAGAGGCCGTGTTGCGCGCTCCAAGTTCACGTGGCCGCGATCCATGGCAATTCATTTTTGTCACGGATCGCGAACAATTGAAGGCACTGTCTAAAGCCAAGCCACACGGTGCAGGCTTTCTCGCGGAAGCGGCCGTAGCCATTATCCTGTGTGCCGATCCCGAATGCTGTGATGTGTGGATTGAGGATTGTGCCATTGCCGCATTTATTCTGCAGCTGACGGCTGAGGACCTCGGTCTTGCAAGTTGTTGGGCGCAAATCCGCTGCCGCGAGCATGATGAAACGATGGATGCGGAAACGTACGTGCGCCGGACTACGAACATCCCGGACCATCTCCGCGTTGCGGCGATTATCGGCATCGGCAATGCGAATGAGGAAAAACCGGGCCATCCTGATGAGGCCCTGCGCCGCGAACGCATCCACTGGCAAAGTTACCGTACCGACGTCTGA